One part of the Vicia villosa cultivar HV-30 ecotype Madison, WI linkage group LG6, Vvil1.0, whole genome shotgun sequence genome encodes these proteins:
- the LOC131614291 gene encoding uncharacterized protein LOC131614291, giving the protein MIPEDEYLLGLESCKHNLHGRILWPKGSTPITVQQLKSKLQELWTSLPKWGVTSLGKGFYEFSFSSLEDVRRVRLSLAWNLNPGILKLFPWLKDFFPANMKQSSTQVWVRIHGLAQEYWRPKILFTISSSIGMPICIDSSSNKPLLERSFGHFVYVLVDIDLLKELRDKILVERVGFAFFVDIEYEKLPDFCSFCKLMGHTIHTCKRKQSSEHQLKTKNTDQNNNFLQPNPTPRCKEIIIEQTPPDRGQTSGTIKDVEASKVVQNSSTVLDKPTTAERNTQEIIHRLDVNNNQRGNHNTFYRYREN; this is encoded by the coding sequence ATGATTCCAGAAGATGAATACCTTTTGGGTTTGGAATCTTGCAAGCATAACTTACATGGAAGAATACTTTGGCCAAAAGGTTCCACTCCCATCACTGTGCAACAACTCAAATCTAAGCTTCAAGAGTTATGGACTTCTTTACCAAAATGGGGGGTAACTTCCCTCGGTAAGGGATTCTATGAATTCTCTTTCTCTAGCCTCGAAGATGTTCGCAGAGTTCGATTATCGCTTGCATGGAATTTGAACCCAGGTATCCTCAAGCTTTTCCCATGGTTAAAAGATTTTTTTCCAGCAAATATGAAACAAAGCTCCACCCAGGTTTGGGTTCGAATTCACGGATTGGCTCAGGAATACTGGAGACCTAAAATCTTGTTCACAATTTCCAGCAGTATCGGGATGCCTATATGCATTGATTCATCATCCAACAAACCCCTGCTTGAACGTTCATTTGGACATTTTGTCTATGTTCTTGTGGATATAGATCTCTTGAAGGAATTGCGTGACAAAATTCTAGTCGAAAGGGTTGGTTTcgcattctttgttgatatagaatATGAGAAACTCCCTGATTTTTGCAGTTTCTGTAAGCTTATGGGTCACACCATCCACACCTGCAAAAGAAAACAAAGCTCTGAACATCAACTTAAAACCAAAAACACAGATCAAAACAACAATTTCTTGCAACCAAATCCGACTCCTCGCTGTAAAGAGATAATCATTGAACAAACTCCTCCTGATAGAGGACAGACAAGTGGAACTATTAAAGATGTCGAAGCAAGCAAAGTGGTTCAGAACTCTTCGACGGTTTTGGACAAACCAACAACGGCAGAGAGAAATACACAGGAAATAATACATAGACTGGATGTTAACAACAATCAAAGAGGGAACCATAACACCTTCTATCGCTatcgcgaaaattaa